One Deltaproteobacteria bacterium DNA segment encodes these proteins:
- a CDS encoding cyclic nucleotide-binding domain-containing protein translates to MSDKLRKLKDDAAKLVQKGKLEKAIEVYDEILAIDSRDVTAHLKRGDIFRKLGQNPQAIEAYTIVAQTYAADGLLLKAIAACKLILEIDSDHTLTQKMLADLYAKKTGRAVPVAVPTPPTRAPTPVEEITELGDEDVILIEEQPPPPIDLPTIPLFSDLPKNAFIQLMEQMHMRSMLPEEVIIREGDVGDSMFIISSGRVKVTKVAETGNELVLAYLGDGAFFGEMALIGEAPRSASVIADEETVLFEVSRVVLAEVIKNFSSVAHIIARFYRQRLLSNLMATSAVFRPLDPEQRRTLIEKFKSREVAQNEKLLEEGAAGDGLYLLLSGKAEVSKKTNGKRTVVAHLKEGDVFGEHSLLTNEPVNATIRTLRKSIVLKLPKRAFLEVASTHPQLLEHISDLSQEREKTNEAILTGKLHFSDEGLVVV, encoded by the coding sequence ATGTCTGACAAATTACGTAAATTAAAAGATGATGCGGCCAAGCTCGTACAAAAGGGCAAACTTGAAAAGGCCATCGAAGTATATGACGAAATTCTTGCCATTGACTCAAGAGATGTTACCGCACATCTAAAACGTGGCGATATTTTTCGTAAACTTGGGCAAAACCCACAAGCAATTGAAGCATATACAATTGTTGCACAAACTTATGCGGCTGATGGTTTACTGCTTAAAGCTATAGCAGCATGCAAACTCATTCTTGAAATTGATTCCGACCACACCTTAACGCAAAAAATGCTTGCAGACCTGTATGCCAAAAAGACAGGTCGTGCAGTTCCTGTGGCCGTACCAACACCGCCAACACGAGCACCAACTCCAGTTGAAGAGATCACTGAACTTGGTGATGAAGATGTAATTCTAATAGAAGAGCAGCCACCACCACCAATTGATTTGCCTACTATTCCTTTATTCTCTGATTTACCCAAGAACGCCTTCATTCAGCTCATGGAGCAAATGCATATGCGCTCTATGCTGCCTGAAGAAGTGATTATTCGAGAAGGCGATGTTGGCGATTCTATGTTCATTATTTCTAGTGGACGGGTAAAAGTAACGAAAGTTGCAGAAACCGGTAACGAATTAGTTTTAGCTTATTTGGGAGATGGGGCCTTTTTCGGTGAAATGGCACTAATTGGTGAAGCACCGCGCTCAGCTAGCGTAATTGCTGATGAAGAGACGGTATTATTTGAAGTTTCGCGTGTCGTTTTAGCTGAAGTAATAAAGAATTTTTCATCAGTTGCTCATATTATTGCTCGTTTCTATCGTCAGCGTTTGCTGTCAAATCTTATGGCAACCTCGGCGGTATTTAGGCCGCTTGATCCTGAGCAACGCCGAACACTAATCGAAAAATTTAAAAGTCGTGAAGTGGCACAAAATGAAAAATTGCTTGAAGAAGGCGCTGCTGGGGATGGTTTGTATTTACTTTTAAGTGGCAAGGCAGAAGTATCAAAGAAAACTAATGGCAAAAGAACTGTTGTTGCTCATCTAAAAGAAGGTGATGTGTTTGGTGAACATTCGTTGTTAACCAACGAACCAGTAAACGCGACCATTCGAACTTTACGCAAATCAATAGTTCTAAAGTTGCCCAAACGCGCTTTTCTTGAAGTTGCTTCTACTCATCCACAATTACTTGAACACATTAGTGATTTGTCACAAGAGCGCGAAAAGACAAATGAAGCCATATTAACTGGTAAACTTCATTTCTCTGATGAAGGTTTAGTAGTCGTTTAA
- a CDS encoding rRNA pseudouridine synthase: LQRGVRLKNPDGSLTRPTAQCEARLAKVASSNSWLEITLFEGRNHQVKRMFEAVGHFVVRLIRIEYGGVELDPLPEGAWRILTAAELKKLKSWAC, translated from the coding sequence GACTGCAAAGGGGCGTTCGTCTTAAAAACCCCGATGGTTCATTAACGCGACCTACCGCACAATGCGAAGCAAGACTTGCAAAAGTAGCTTCATCAAATTCGTGGCTAGAAATTACTTTATTTGAAGGACGAAATCATCAAGTAAAACGGATGTTTGAGGCTGTAGGCCATTTTGTGGTCAGGCTTATTCGTATTGAATATGGTGGGGTAGAGTTAGATCCTTTACCCGAAGGTGCATGGCGGATTTTAACGGCTGCAGAGCTAAAAAAACTAAAATCTTGGGCTTGTTAA